The following proteins are encoded in a genomic region of Nicotiana sylvestris chromosome 4, ASM39365v2, whole genome shotgun sequence:
- the LOC138889301 gene encoding uncharacterized mitochondrial protein AtMg00860-like — MFSKSCGRTSYTSRERSESLHNVISNGELRLDGAKVRAIQEWEAPIKVTELRSFLGLVNYYRRFISGYSAKASPLTELLKKNKPWVCTEHCQKAFKCFKAVVKEELVLALSGFAKTFEVHTDASDFAIGGVLMQDCYTP; from the coding sequence ATGTTTTCCAAGTCTTGCGGGAGAACGAGCTATACATCAAGAGAGAGAAGTGAGAGTTTGCACAATGTCATTAGCAATGGCGAGCTACGCTTGGACGGGGCTAAGGTACGTGCTATCCAGGAGTGGGAGGCACCCATAAAGGtaactgagttgagatcctttcttggccttgttaactactatcgtcgattcatcagtggatactcagcaaaggcctcaccattgactgagttgctaaagaagaacaagccatgGGTTTGTACGGAGCATTGTCAAAAAGCATTTAAATGCTTTAAGGCAGTTGTAAAAGAGGAACTAGTCTTGGCATTATCTGGCTTTGCCAAGACATTTGAGGTGCACACAGATGCCTCAGATTTCGCCATTGGGGGTGTCCTGATGCAGGATTGTTACACCCCATAG